The Echinicola rosea genome has a segment encoding these proteins:
- a CDS encoding dihydrodipicolinate synthase family protein codes for MQILDQNTPLKGIIPPMVTPFDTEGRVDIQGVEKLVEHLISGGVHGIFILGTTGEFSSLDIAQKKELIAATCKFVDGRIPVLVGVTDVCLKGCIALSKFAESSGAYAVVAAPPYYMGIDQEELCLFYGQLADNIPLPLFLYNMPSHTKVSIDVQTAVALSKHRNIIGLKDSSANGSYFQSLQYCFRDQPDFVLMVGPEEMLAETVLMGGYGGVCGGANLFPRLYVKLYQAANDNNIVEIIRLQKLVMSISQKIYQHGGYKSSYLKGLKTALSFLGIIQAQFAPPLFPYDPNEEEELKVRFSKIASMILE; via the coding sequence ATGCAAATTTTAGATCAAAATACACCATTAAAAGGAATAATCCCTCCAATGGTGACACCTTTCGATACTGAAGGTAGGGTGGACATTCAGGGCGTTGAAAAACTTGTTGAGCATTTGATTTCTGGAGGAGTCCATGGGATATTTATCCTTGGAACTACAGGAGAGTTTTCCAGTTTAGATATCGCACAGAAAAAGGAACTTATAGCAGCAACCTGTAAATTTGTGGATGGTAGGATCCCTGTTTTGGTAGGTGTTACCGATGTTTGTCTAAAGGGATGTATTGCGCTTTCCAAATTTGCCGAAAGTTCGGGAGCATACGCAGTGGTGGCCGCACCTCCTTACTATATGGGAATTGACCAAGAAGAGCTATGTCTTTTTTATGGGCAATTGGCAGATAATATTCCATTGCCATTATTCCTGTATAATATGCCATCACATACCAAAGTTTCCATTGATGTACAAACTGCAGTTGCACTGTCCAAACATAGAAATATAATTGGGCTTAAGGATAGTTCAGCTAATGGAAGTTATTTCCAGTCCTTACAGTATTGTTTTAGAGATCAACCAGATTTTGTTTTGATGGTTGGGCCAGAGGAAATGTTAGCTGAAACGGTGTTAATGGGTGGATATGGAGGTGTTTGTGGAGGTGCCAATTTGTTTCCTAGGCTCTATGTCAAACTATATCAAGCAGCAAACGATAATAACATTGTTGAAATTATTCGGCTTCAGAAGCTGGTGATGAGTATTAGCCAAAAAATTTATCAACATGGTGGTTATAAATCCAGTTACCTAAAAGGGCTAAAGACCGCCTTGTCATTTTTAGGAATTATTCAAGCTCAATTTGCCCCACCATTGTTCCCTTATGATCCAAATGAAGAAGAAGAGCTTAAAGTTAGGTTCAGTAAAATAGCCTCTATGATCCTTGAGTGA
- a CDS encoding FG-GAP repeat domain-containing protein, giving the protein MIKNLFYTGLAASALMLFSCSEAKDSIDNSSPVAQSEFKIVKYNNPKATPFLGVGLWAWPLPMDYDGDGDMDMLVSCPDKPFNGIYYFENTSGEEFPDFAPPVRLGEAIRNIQVSHTDKGVRVNVPGAELTDFRNKLAEVQKRLYDADSLKKGLEKVRFNQWKMVDYDGDGDLDVVVGIDDWADYGWDNAFNKKGEWTNGPLHGYVFLLENKEGDYINRGKLMAGGKTLDVYGAPTPNFADFDGDGDLDLICGEFLDRLTYFENIGTRIKPKYREGEFLKNPGGIIKMDLEMIIPVAVDWDKDGNVDLVVGDEDGRVALIRHTGKTQDGAPLFESPKYFRQKADNLKFGALATPVGVDWDNDGDEDIIAGNSAGYIAFIENLNGKASPKWAEPKLLEVDGQTLRIQAGGAGSIQGPAEAKWGYTTLSVADWDGDGNKDIIFNSIWGKIQWIRNNGKSLEKPRPIRLDSDKEIPSPDWNWWKPSNNELVTQWRTTPFAIDWNNDGTMDLVMLDHEGFLSFYKGSNIKGEVGVKPGRRLFYGKDASVYSNKDKAINQEGGPLRLNNAEAGGSGRRKISFFDWDNDGDLDLLVNSTNVSLFENIRQDSEKVVLKHHGTISEKVLAGHTTSPTFVDWNNNGVWDVLVGAEDGHFYHMER; this is encoded by the coding sequence ATGATAAAGAATCTTTTCTATACAGGATTAGCGGCCAGTGCACTGATGTTGTTCTCCTGCTCAGAAGCCAAGGACTCAATTGATAACAGTTCCCCTGTAGCACAGTCCGAATTTAAGATCGTCAAATATAACAACCCTAAAGCTACTCCATTTTTAGGGGTAGGTTTATGGGCTTGGCCACTTCCTATGGATTATGATGGGGATGGTGATATGGATATGTTGGTTTCCTGCCCGGATAAACCCTTTAATGGCATATATTATTTTGAGAATACTTCAGGTGAAGAATTTCCTGATTTTGCCCCCCCAGTTAGGTTGGGTGAGGCCATAAGGAACATTCAGGTGTCCCACACTGATAAAGGGGTAAGGGTAAATGTGCCAGGTGCCGAGCTTACGGATTTCAGAAATAAGTTGGCTGAAGTTCAAAAAAGATTGTATGATGCCGATAGTTTAAAAAAGGGATTGGAAAAAGTACGTTTTAATCAATGGAAAATGGTTGATTATGATGGGGATGGTGATTTGGATGTTGTGGTTGGTATCGATGATTGGGCGGATTACGGGTGGGATAATGCCTTCAATAAAAAAGGGGAATGGACCAATGGGCCTTTACACGGATATGTTTTTCTTTTGGAAAACAAGGAGGGCGATTATATCAACAGAGGAAAGTTAATGGCTGGCGGTAAAACGTTGGATGTTTACGGGGCCCCTACTCCTAATTTTGCGGATTTCGATGGTGATGGAGATCTGGATCTTATCTGTGGAGAATTTTTGGACCGATTAACATATTTTGAAAATATAGGAACCCGTATTAAGCCCAAGTACAGAGAAGGGGAGTTTTTGAAGAATCCTGGGGGGATCATCAAGATGGACCTTGAAATGATTATTCCTGTGGCAGTAGATTGGGATAAAGACGGAAATGTGGATTTGGTCGTAGGAGATGAAGATGGTAGGGTCGCACTGATCAGGCATACAGGAAAAACGCAAGATGGAGCACCACTGTTTGAATCACCAAAATATTTCAGACAGAAAGCTGATAATTTAAAATTCGGAGCCTTGGCCACCCCAGTGGGGGTTGATTGGGATAATGATGGAGATGAAGATATTATTGCTGGTAATTCAGCTGGATATATTGCTTTTATAGAAAATTTAAATGGTAAAGCATCACCTAAATGGGCAGAACCCAAACTTTTGGAAGTCGATGGCCAAACGCTAAGGATACAAGCAGGTGGGGCAGGGTCCATTCAAGGACCTGCAGAAGCCAAATGGGGATATACGACGCTTTCGGTAGCAGATTGGGACGGAGATGGAAACAAGGACATCATATTCAATTCAATTTGGGGTAAAATTCAGTGGATAAGGAATAACGGAAAGTCACTTGAAAAGCCCCGTCCGATTCGGTTGGATAGTGATAAAGAAATTCCATCTCCTGACTGGAACTGGTGGAAACCCTCCAATAATGAATTGGTCACCCAATGGAGGACTACACCATTTGCCATAGATTGGAACAATGATGGAACAATGGATTTGGTGATGTTAGATCATGAAGGTTTTCTTTCATTTTATAAGGGGAGCAATATAAAGGGGGAAGTAGGGGTAAAACCCGGGCGTAGATTATTTTATGGAAAAGATGCCTCTGTATATTCAAACAAAGATAAGGCTATAAATCAGGAAGGTGGGCCATTGAGATTGAATAACGCTGAGGCAGGAGGAAGTGGCAGGAGAAAAATCTCCTTTTTTGATTGGGACAATGACGGAGATTTGGACTTACTGGTAAATAGCACTAATGTGTCCCTTTTTGAAAACATCCGCCAGGATAGTGAAAAGGTGGTTTTAAAGCATCATGGAACCATTTCAGAAAAGGTTTTGGCAGGGCATACCACCAGCCCAACTTTTGTGGATTGGAACAATAATGGTGTTTGGGATGTGTTGGTTGGTGCAGAGGATGGTCATTTTTACCATATGGAAAGGTGA
- a CDS encoding ribulokinase, which produces MSKNFVIGADFGTDSVRSILVDTLDGKIVKSAVYWYPRWSRKLYCDAGSHQFRQHPLDHLEGLEHTVSAIIQDSGIDPGSVKGIGVDTTGSSPIPVDENGDALSMSSRFSNNPNAMVVLWKDHTAVAEAEEITKAAKNEEVDYTAFSGGSYSSEWFWAKVLSVYKKDIDVARHTYTWMEHCDFIVGQLTGKSPLKLKRSRTAAGHKAMWNKKWSGLPPASFWYGIRPELGDLREKLYEETYHASEKAGTLCLKWADKLGLSVDTAVAVGTLDAHAGAVGAGISPNTLVKVIGTSTCDILVGSPTNSEIDPIEGICGQVEDAVLPGTIGFEAGQAGFGDVLAWFAGVILEPSKQIIQRSTQLDAMIKQKLIEELEDSILDELSREALDLEPILNDASALDWINGRRSPFAKETLKGAFLNLHIGTKTSHMFRAMVEALCFGSKKIIDHIEGKGLSVEEIIAIGGVANKSPLVMQTMADIIGKPIKISASKEAPALGSAIYAAVASNVYSSMDQAVAKMVPSFQNFYSPNLQNQQVYIEKYKMYEKEGAVVENLNLTTQ; this is translated from the coding sequence ATGTCAAAAAATTTTGTGATAGGTGCCGATTTCGGTACTGACTCGGTACGGAGTATTCTGGTGGATACATTGGATGGGAAAATAGTGAAAAGTGCCGTTTATTGGTATCCCAGATGGTCAAGGAAATTATATTGTGATGCCGGTTCCCATCAGTTTAGGCAGCATCCATTGGATCATTTAGAAGGCTTGGAGCATACCGTTTCTGCCATCATTCAGGATTCAGGAATCGATCCCGGCAGCGTGAAAGGAATAGGTGTTGATACCACGGGATCGTCTCCGATTCCAGTTGATGAAAATGGTGATGCACTATCCATGTCATCCAGGTTTTCAAATAACCCAAATGCTATGGTGGTTCTTTGGAAAGACCATACAGCTGTTGCTGAAGCGGAAGAAATTACCAAAGCAGCAAAAAATGAAGAGGTTGACTATACTGCTTTTTCAGGTGGAAGCTATTCTAGCGAATGGTTTTGGGCCAAGGTTCTCTCGGTTTATAAAAAGGATATAGACGTTGCCCGTCATACCTACACTTGGATGGAACATTGCGATTTTATCGTTGGCCAGTTAACTGGAAAAAGCCCTTTGAAATTAAAGAGAAGTAGGACTGCCGCAGGTCATAAGGCCATGTGGAACAAAAAATGGTCCGGACTTCCGCCAGCATCATTTTGGTACGGGATTAGACCTGAATTGGGCGACCTAAGAGAAAAATTATATGAAGAAACTTATCATGCATCCGAAAAAGCAGGCACATTATGTTTAAAGTGGGCTGATAAGCTTGGATTGTCCGTAGATACTGCCGTTGCGGTGGGTACACTGGATGCGCATGCTGGCGCTGTGGGAGCAGGAATTTCCCCAAATACGTTGGTTAAAGTTATTGGTACATCAACATGTGATATTTTAGTAGGGTCTCCTACTAATTCAGAAATTGATCCTATTGAAGGAATTTGTGGACAAGTTGAGGATGCTGTTTTACCAGGGACAATAGGCTTTGAAGCTGGGCAAGCAGGATTCGGTGATGTATTGGCATGGTTTGCTGGAGTCATATTAGAACCATCAAAGCAAATTATCCAACGCAGTACACAGTTAGATGCAATGATTAAACAAAAACTTATAGAAGAACTTGAGGATTCCATTTTAGATGAATTATCCCGCGAAGCTTTGGATTTGGAACCTATCTTAAATGATGCAAGTGCTTTGGATTGGATAAATGGGAGACGATCACCTTTCGCAAAAGAAACACTAAAGGGCGCTTTTCTAAATCTCCATATTGGGACAAAAACATCCCATATGTTCAGGGCAATGGTTGAAGCTCTTTGCTTTGGCTCTAAAAAGATAATAGACCATATTGAAGGAAAAGGCTTGTCAGTTGAAGAAATTATAGCAATTGGGGGTGTAGCCAATAAGTCTCCATTGGTGATGCAGACTATGGCCGATATAATTGGAAAGCCCATAAAAATATCTGCATCCAAAGAAGCTCCAGCATTGGGTTCAGCAATCTATGCGGCCGTAGCGAGTAATGTGTATTCATCAATGGATCAGGCGGTTGCCAAAATGGTGCCTTCATTTCAAAATTTTTATTCCCCTAACCTTCAAAATCAGCAAGTATATATTGAAAAGTATAAAATGTATGAGAAAGAGGGGGCGGTAGTTGAAAACCTTAATTTAACCACACAATGA
- a CDS encoding exo-alpha-sialidase produces the protein MKYLFLTVALALFSVTEVLSQKGNHSKVPGRIIAYSPQSSGKYIGSPSITVLPDGSYLASHDFFGPESNEHVKATSHIYRSTNKGKRWKQVASIKGAFWSKLFTHKGHVYFMGTDRHHGNTIIRKSTNMGSTWTTPTDSSNGLLLEGEYHCAPMPVIEFNGKLWRAMESAMGPVKKWGKRYGAMMLSVPVDADLLKADSWTASNVLYYDSTYLDGNFGGWLEGNAVVDQSGQLWDILRVDDRSTTAEKAAMVKITSNGREASFNDDQGFVPFDGGSKKFTILYDSISQHYWTIANHIPEKVKEENLGKNPAGIRNTQALFSSRDLKNWTMEKVLLEHEDVAKHGFQYVDFLFEGKDIIFVSRTAYDDGGVGARNNHDANYLTFHRIRNFRKTL, from the coding sequence ATGAAATATTTGTTCTTAACTGTCGCGCTGGCCCTATTTTCCGTAACCGAAGTGTTATCGCAAAAAGGAAATCATTCGAAGGTGCCGGGCAGAATTATAGCCTATAGCCCGCAATCCAGTGGAAAGTATATAGGGTCGCCTAGTATAACAGTGCTTCCGGACGGAAGCTATTTGGCGTCCCATGATTTTTTTGGGCCGGAATCCAATGAACATGTCAAGGCTACTTCCCATATCTATAGGTCCACTAATAAGGGGAAGAGGTGGAAGCAAGTGGCTTCCATAAAGGGAGCTTTTTGGTCCAAACTTTTTACACATAAAGGCCATGTATATTTCATGGGGACCGATAGACATCACGGCAACACGATTATTCGGAAGTCAACGAATATGGGCAGTACGTGGACCACGCCAACTGATAGCAGCAATGGATTGCTTTTAGAAGGGGAATACCATTGTGCACCGATGCCAGTAATAGAGTTCAACGGTAAATTGTGGAGGGCAATGGAGAGCGCCATGGGACCTGTGAAAAAATGGGGCAAAAGATATGGGGCCATGATGCTGTCAGTTCCCGTTGACGCAGATCTATTAAAGGCTGACTCCTGGACCGCAAGTAATGTCCTTTATTATGATTCTACTTATTTGGATGGAAATTTCGGAGGCTGGTTGGAAGGAAATGCAGTTGTAGATCAAAGTGGTCAGCTTTGGGATATATTAAGAGTGGATGATCGGTCGACTACCGCTGAAAAGGCTGCCATGGTTAAAATCACCTCCAATGGAAGGGAAGCAAGCTTCAATGATGACCAGGGGTTTGTTCCATTTGATGGTGGTAGTAAGAAGTTCACCATCTTGTATGATTCCATAAGCCAGCATTATTGGACCATAGCCAATCATATTCCAGAAAAGGTCAAAGAAGAGAATTTGGGAAAGAATCCAGCAGGTATTAGAAATACACAGGCACTTTTTTCTTCTAGGGACCTTAAAAATTGGACAATGGAAAAAGTCTTATTGGAGCATGAGGATGTTGCTAAACATGGGTTTCAATATGTTGATTTTCTTTTTGAGGGAAAGGATATCATTTTCGTTTCACGGACGGCATATGATGATGGAGGAGTGGGAGCTAGAAACAACCATGATGCCAACTACCTTACCTTCCACCGTATAAGGAATTTCAGGAAAACACTTTAA
- a CDS encoding DUF3748 domain-containing protein has translation MKEKQLTFDRKGHFLNQRQVFSPDDVHVVFDNRNDDGKIGENGSIQRLNIENGKIETIYSYDQQSKYGPGMGAVSYHPKMEEVVFIHGLKDASRENPYDFTRRFAMKVQINKAGDHVFRPMESRDVKFPYTKGALRGGSHAYSYSPDGKWVSFTYNDDILRREEETNHDIADLRTVGALWIGDSVDIKGKQNEKNFKGERVAFILARVTKDPQPGSSEIMKAYEECWIPQGRDSLGPNSNIPYALAYLGDIINKKMERSTEVFISQLPPQVNQMITSTDAGTEFLLPSVPAGVTQKRLTFTQNRKYPGVQGPRQWLRSSPDGKAVYFCMQDNQGEVQIYKVAPDSGEIGQVTNNSFSLDTSFSLSSDGNYLAYGYEEGIFITDVSNGKTHRVLSDSEDSSNIGLSNINWSNNGYQIVYNRKVLNEAGRFYQIFLLDLSKLIKKQY, from the coding sequence TTGAAAGAAAAACAATTAACCTTCGACCGCAAGGGACATTTTCTCAATCAAAGGCAGGTATTTTCTCCCGATGATGTCCATGTGGTCTTTGATAACAGAAATGATGATGGGAAAATTGGTGAAAACGGATCAATTCAACGGCTCAATATCGAAAATGGAAAAATTGAAACAATTTATTCCTATGATCAGCAGTCCAAATATGGACCGGGGATGGGAGCGGTAAGTTATCACCCTAAAATGGAAGAGGTGGTGTTTATCCATGGATTAAAAGATGCCTCCCGGGAGAATCCATATGATTTTACGCGAAGGTTTGCCATGAAAGTTCAAATTAATAAAGCAGGAGATCATGTTTTTAGGCCGATGGAATCAAGAGATGTAAAGTTCCCCTATACGAAAGGTGCACTTCGAGGAGGTTCCCATGCCTATTCCTATAGTCCAGATGGCAAATGGGTGAGTTTTACATATAATGATGATATCCTTAGACGTGAGGAAGAGACAAATCACGATATAGCAGACCTCAGAACTGTTGGGGCATTATGGATTGGTGATTCTGTGGATATAAAGGGAAAACAAAATGAAAAAAACTTTAAAGGAGAGCGGGTCGCATTTATTCTTGCAAGAGTGACCAAGGACCCACAACCAGGTTCTAGTGAGATAATGAAGGCTTACGAAGAATGTTGGATTCCCCAGGGTAGGGATAGTTTGGGCCCAAATTCAAATATTCCTTATGCTTTGGCATATCTCGGGGATATTATCAATAAAAAAATGGAAAGATCTACTGAAGTATTTATCAGTCAATTACCTCCCCAGGTCAACCAAATGATCACTTCCACTGATGCAGGGACCGAGTTTTTACTCCCGTCCGTACCTGCAGGAGTGACCCAGAAAAGATTGACTTTTACCCAAAACAGAAAATATCCAGGTGTGCAGGGACCACGGCAGTGGTTGCGCAGTTCTCCAGATGGAAAGGCGGTTTATTTCTGTATGCAGGATAATCAAGGGGAGGTTCAAATTTATAAAGTAGCTCCTGATTCAGGTGAAATTGGTCAGGTTACCAACAATTCTTTTAGTTTGGATACTTCTTTTTCATTGAGCAGTGATGGCAATTACCTTGCCTATGGCTACGAGGAGGGGATTTTTATTACGGATGTATCAAATGGGAAAACTCATAGGGTATTGTCTGATTCTGAAGACTCCTCCAATATCGGATTATCCAATATTAATTGGTCAAACAATGGTTATCAAATAGTTTACAATCGGAAGGTTTTGAATGAAGCGGGTCGCTTTTACCAAATTTTTCTATTGGACCTTTCAAAACTTATAAAAAAACAATATTAA
- a CDS encoding sulfatase-like hydrolase/transferase — MKVFKNRLVVSLTISLWSICVSSYSNEPNGEIIKPNILFVLTDDQAHWTLRTSGNDQAYSPNLDKLASEGAFFENAFVTTPVCSPSRATLMTGQYASELGILDFIPQPGHKLYHPGKATGLDPANITFAEVLRDNGYRTGLIGKWHLGDWTESGMDRKFHPTNHGYGYFMGLTGGGESPVDPNLEKNGEIHQMKGLTVDILTNSALKFIDDHQNTPFLLSVHYRSPHSKWLPVADEDWAPYENMEMRVPHPDYPDLDTDRVKSRMKEYLASASGIDRNVGRLMKKLNELGLYENTIVIFTSDHGYNMGHNGIEHKGNGYWITEGDHPATENLTKNSRPNLYDQSLHVPVLIRWPRVIQPELKIKKTFSNLDWFPTLLEMANIPVPEDKILRGRSIVPVLKGELVDDWDNDLYTEYSMVNYSTAHMRSYRTKKWKLVKDFQDPRRDELYHLETDPDEKNNLVKEKRGEIRDVIKHLTYKILSKMEEINDPLLDSITK, encoded by the coding sequence ATGAAAGTATTCAAGAACCGCCTGGTTGTTTCCTTGACAATTTCGCTTTGGTCCATTTGTGTAAGTTCTTATTCAAATGAGCCCAACGGTGAAATAATAAAGCCCAATATCCTGTTTGTCCTTACCGATGATCAAGCTCACTGGACTTTGAGGACATCGGGCAATGACCAGGCTTATAGTCCAAATTTGGACAAGTTGGCTTCAGAAGGGGCCTTCTTTGAAAATGCATTCGTAACCACCCCCGTATGCAGTCCTTCGAGAGCGACATTGATGACCGGTCAATATGCTTCGGAATTGGGTATTTTGGATTTTATCCCCCAGCCAGGGCATAAGCTCTATCACCCTGGAAAAGCAACTGGGCTAGATCCTGCAAATATCACTTTTGCAGAGGTATTACGGGACAATGGTTATCGAACCGGTTTGATTGGAAAATGGCATTTGGGAGACTGGACAGAATCCGGGATGGATAGGAAGTTTCATCCAACCAATCACGGTTATGGGTACTTTATGGGACTTACAGGAGGAGGGGAGTCACCAGTGGATCCTAATCTGGAAAAAAACGGTGAAATCCACCAAATGAAAGGATTGACTGTTGATATCCTGACCAACAGCGCTTTGAAATTTATCGATGATCATCAAAACACCCCTTTTTTGCTTAGTGTTCACTATAGGTCTCCTCACAGCAAATGGTTGCCTGTAGCCGATGAGGACTGGGCCCCATATGAAAACATGGAAATGAGGGTGCCTCATCCAGACTATCCTGATCTGGACACAGATAGGGTTAAATCCAGAATGAAGGAATATTTGGCCAGTGCTTCCGGGATAGATAGAAATGTAGGAAGGCTAATGAAGAAATTGAATGAATTAGGATTGTATGAAAATACGATCGTGATCTTTACTTCGGATCATGGATATAATATGGGACATAACGGGATAGAACATAAAGGTAACGGATATTGGATTACAGAGGGTGACCATCCGGCCACAGAGAATCTGACGAAAAATTCCAGGCCCAACTTATATGACCAATCACTCCATGTTCCTGTGCTGATCAGATGGCCAAGGGTCATACAGCCTGAACTAAAAATAAAAAAGACATTCTCTAATTTGGATTGGTTCCCAACCTTACTCGAAATGGCGAATATACCTGTCCCTGAGGATAAGATTTTACGGGGAAGAAGCATTGTGCCTGTCCTTAAAGGGGAATTGGTGGATGACTGGGATAATGACCTTTATACAGAATATAGCATGGTCAACTATAGCACTGCCCATATGCGCTCGTATAGAACCAAAAAATGGAAACTGGTCAAGGATTTTCAGGATCCGAGAAGGGATGAACTATATCATCTTGAAACGGATCCTGATGAGAAAAATAATCTGGTAAAAGAGAAGCGGGGTGAAATCAGGGATGTAATTAAGCACCTTACATATAAAATATTAAGTAAAATGGAAGAGATCAACGATCCCCTGTTGGACTCAATAACCAAATGA
- a CDS encoding sodium:solute symporter: MDLPITDLVVFVVYMTAIIAFGVSFSFRKRTPKDYTTGGGRLPSWAIGMSIFATFVSSISFLALPGNAYLSNWNGFVFSLSIPIAAWVAVKYFVPLYRKIKSESAYYYLETRFGPWARTYASICYLFTQLARMGAILYLLALPMNALFGWDISTIIICTGVSVIIYAMLGGIEAVVWTDAIQGIVLITGALVCVSVVLFSMPEGPQQVIKVANEANKFSLGSFNFDFTSSTFWMILVYGLFINLQNFGIDQSYVQRYLSAKNEREAVRSTWFGSLLYVPVSLLFFFIGTALFSYYQVYPELLPEDLKVGASADKVFPYFIVTGLPKGVTGLLIASIFAAGMSTVSTSVNSSATVLLSDFYKKYINKSASDKQAMGVLFLTSFVMGGASIVVGLAFNGVSSALDAWWALSSIFSGGILGLFLLGLIAKHVSGKMAGIGVLVGVLVISWMSLSPWLLTGTGMEDYQNTLHTNLTIVLGTVTIFVVGFVASNLVSLKLKIEEK, from the coding sequence ATGGATTTACCTATTACGGACCTTGTGGTCTTTGTGGTCTACATGACCGCTATTATTGCATTTGGAGTGTCCTTTTCCTTCAGGAAAAGGACACCTAAAGATTATACAACTGGTGGTGGAAGATTACCTTCATGGGCAATCGGTATGTCCATTTTTGCTACCTTTGTGAGCAGCATAAGTTTTTTGGCCCTACCGGGTAATGCCTATCTGTCCAATTGGAATGGCTTTGTATTCAGTTTGTCTATCCCCATAGCTGCATGGGTTGCAGTGAAATACTTTGTTCCCCTTTACAGGAAAATCAAAAGCGAATCCGCTTACTATTATTTGGAAACTCGTTTTGGCCCATGGGCCAGGACCTATGCCTCTATTTGTTATTTGTTTACACAACTTGCTAGAATGGGGGCAATTTTGTATTTGCTGGCACTACCAATGAATGCACTTTTTGGTTGGGACATATCCACGATAATTATCTGTACAGGGGTAAGTGTAATTATTTATGCGATGTTGGGTGGAATAGAAGCCGTTGTATGGACAGATGCCATTCAGGGAATAGTATTGATTACCGGAGCATTGGTTTGCGTATCGGTAGTTCTTTTTTCCATGCCTGAAGGTCCTCAGCAAGTGATAAAAGTAGCAAATGAGGCCAATAAGTTTAGTTTGGGAAGTTTTAATTTTGATTTTACCTCATCGACTTTCTGGATGATCCTTGTTTATGGCCTATTCATTAATTTACAGAATTTCGGAATCGACCAAAGTTATGTCCAAAGGTATTTAAGCGCAAAAAATGAAAGAGAAGCCGTCAGGTCGACTTGGTTTGGAAGCTTGTTGTATGTTCCAGTTTCTTTACTTTTCTTTTTTATAGGAACTGCATTGTTTTCGTATTATCAAGTCTATCCAGAGCTTCTTCCTGAGGATTTAAAGGTTGGTGCCAGTGCAGATAAGGTATTTCCTTATTTTATTGTAACGGGATTGCCTAAGGGGGTTACCGGTTTATTGATTGCATCTATTTTTGCAGCTGGGATGAGCACAGTGTCAACAAGTGTCAACAGTTCCGCCACAGTACTTTTATCTGATTTTTACAAAAAATACATCAATAAAAGTGCAAGTGACAAACAGGCCATGGGAGTACTTTTCCTGACTTCGTTTGTGATGGGAGGCGCAAGCATTGTTGTTGGTTTGGCATTTAATGGAGTGTCCAGTGCCTTGGATGCTTGGTGGGCCCTTTCATCCATTTTTAGCGGGGGGATTTTGGGCTTATTTCTATTGGGACTTATAGCAAAACATGTGTCAGGGAAAATGGCTGGAATAGGGGTCCTTGTCGGGGTCTTGGTAATTTCATGGATGAGCTTGTCTCCATGGTTATTAACAGGTACTGGAATGGAGGATTACCAAAACACATTGCATACAAACCTGACGATTGTGTTGGGTACCGTTACAATTTTTGTTGTCGGATTCGTGGCTTCAAATCTAGTTTCCCTTAAACTTAAAATCGAAGAAAAATAA